One genomic segment of Linepithema humile isolate Giens D197 chromosome 5, Lhum_UNIL_v1.0, whole genome shotgun sequence includes these proteins:
- the LOC105675476 gene encoding peroxiredoxin: MFRLFTSLYPQSRKLLVTATSSLSQNKQTLLAECIRNFTVSSKLHNWPQIQKPAPEFSGTAVVKGDFKEIKLSDYKGKYVVLFFYPLDFTFVCPTEIIAFSEKISDFEALDTQVIGVSTDSHFSHLAWINTPRKQGGLGGDLGYPLLSDFNKEISTKYNVLLQDSGIALRGLFIIDKEGTLRQLSVNDLPVGRSVEETLRLIKAFQFVEKHGEVCPANWQPDSKTIKPNPKDSKEYFETVN, translated from the exons atgtttcgATTATTCACTTCGTTATATCCGCAAAGTAGAAAATTG CTTGTCACTGCAACTAGTTCTTTATCCCAAAATAAGCAAACGTTATTGGCAGAATGTATTCGAAATTTCACAGTGAGTTCAAAGCTACATAATTGGCCACAGATCCAAAAACCTGCACCAGAGTTTTCTGGTACTGCAGTAGTTAAAGGTGACTTTAAGGAGATTAAGCTGAGCGACtataaaggaaaatatgttgttctgtttttttatccattagattt caCATTTGTTTGTCCAACGGAAATCATAGCATTTAGCGAAAAAATCTCAGATTTTGAAGCTCTCGACACTCAAGTGATTGGAGTTTCAACGGATTCACACTTCAGCCACTTGGCATGGATTAATACTCCCAGGAAACAAGGTGGCCTTGGAGGAGACTTGGGCTATCCACTTTTGAGCGATTTTAACAAGGAGATATCAACTAAATACAACGTTTTATTACAAGATTCAGGAATTGCACTCAGAGGTTTATTCATCATTGATAAAGAGGGAACTCTTCGACAGCTTAGCGTCAATGACCTTCCAGTTGGTAGAAGTGTCGAGGAGACATTGAGACTGATCAAGGCTTTTCAATTTGTTGAGAAGCATGGGGAAGTGTGTCCTGCAAATTGGCAACCAGATTCCAAAACCATCAAACCAAATCCAAAAGACAGTAAAGAATACTTTGAAACGGTTAATTAA